TCATTTGCTTAAACCTGTAACGTAGATTTACTTTTCCCTTTCGTTTTCAAGCTAAAGCtggattgttttatttttttcgttatTACTGAACGAAGAAGCAAGTGAACAGTCACTTCCACTACTGCAGAAATCCTTTTTTCTGGTATGTTTTGCTGTGTCTGATTGCGTTAACGCAGTTGTGAACTCTCCCAAGATTTCTTACAATGTGTGAAATCGTTTTTAATGTGACAGGTGATTGTTTTGGTTGAATGGGAGAAGATTGGGGACCTTTGTTTCCTCAACAGCAATTTAATTGGCAATCACCCAATACGAATTACTTGGGTGCCTCATTTTCCTCTGGGCAGCAAAATAATCCTCCTTTGCTAATGGACCCTAATGTTAACATGATTTCTACAAATGGTCTGCCCGAATATCCATTTGCTGAGCTTCTGCGCTCGCAGGTTGGTCAGGAAAATGAACCGCGTGGGTGGTTTTATGGTTTGCCCCGCTTCCGACAGGCCTTCATGCCTCCTTTTAATTCTGTTCTTAAAGAGAAAAGGCCTCTTTTGGACACTGTTCTCAAAGAGAAACTTCCCACTGCCCCTCGTGAAATTAAGGACATCGTGCCCCAATCAGACTCTGGTCGCGCTCAGAAAAGATTCCTTGTTTTTGACCAGTCAGGCGATCAAACAACTTTGATCTTTAGTTCTGGAATTGGGACTCCAGCCCAGTGCTTGAAGTCTTGGATCCCAAAACCGACAATTGCTTTTGATTTGAACAAGGAAGTGACCGGGGCTAAAGAAAATCGAAGTTTTCATTTAGGGCCAATCTCAACCGATGAATTTGTTGAAGATGATGGGATCGAAATGCAAACTGATGTGCACGAGGACATTGAAGAactgaatgccttgctttactCAGATGATGATAGTGACTACACCGAGGATGAAGAAGTTACTAGCACGGGTCATTCACCTAATACAATGACAA
This is a stretch of genomic DNA from Populus alba chromosome 11, ASM523922v2, whole genome shotgun sequence. It encodes these proteins:
- the LOC118031574 gene encoding transcription factor bHLH145; protein product: MGEDWGPLFPQQQFNWQSPNTNYLGASFSSGQQNNPPLLMDPNVNMISTNGLPEYPFAELLRSQVGQENEPRGWFYGLPRFRQAFMPPFNSVLKEKRPLLDTVLKEKLPTAPREIKDIVPQSDSGRAQKRFLVFDQSGDQTTLIFSSGIGTPAQCLKSWIPKPTIAFDLNKEVTGAKENRSFHLGPISTDEFVEDDGIEMQTDVHEDIEELNALLYSDDDSDYTEDEEVTSTGHSPNTMTTHDKRDWFDGSTEEVASSDGSNKKRKLFDGGYSDGPSLMDTARSVKPTRDFEYEDDAESRCDNGTNLMSEEMGSESVNKRMRKERIRETVSILQNLIPGGKGKDAVIVLEEAIQYLKSLKFKAKALGLDAP